In the Kribbella sp. NBC_00482 genome, one interval contains:
- the glgP gene encoding alpha-glucan family phosphorylase: MRAIRRFSVRPVLPEPLTGLGTLVNNLRWAWHPETQDVFEAVDPQLWRSTGGDPVKLLGEVPAARLDELANDHAFLRRLELAVADLDSYVTEDRWFQTAGGSPLDAVAYFSPEFGITHVLPQYSGGLGILAGDHLKAASDLAVPLIGVGLLYRHGYFAQSLNREGWQQERYPLVDPDGLPISLLRDGDAPATVTLTLPGNRELHAQIWVAQVGRVPLLMLDSDIEENEPSEREVTDRLYGGTTEHRLLQELLLGVGGVRAVRTYCRITGHAAPEVFHTNEGHAGFLGIERIRELAADKDLDFDTALEVNRGGTVFTTHTPVPAGIDRFPVELIQQHFSPDVFGPEVPVDRILELGAEDFEGGDPALFNMAIMGLRLAQRANGVSKLHGVVSRGMFAGLWPSFDSVDVPITSITNGVHAPTWVAREVHDLTYANYTADGDSVFEGLDKTTDAQIWETKRLLRQRFIDDTRARVRQSWINRGASEAELGWVDSILDPDVLTMGFARRVPSYKRLTLMLRDPERLKAMLLHPERPVQIVIAGKAHPHDEGGKKLIQEMVRFADDPEVRHRIVFVPDYDIALAQPMYPGTDVWLNNPLRPYEACGTSGMKAALNGGLNLSIRDGWWDEWYDDEFGWAIPSAEGIEDTDRRDDLEAHALYDLIEKQVAPRFYDGDVPTRWIEMLRHTIKELGPKVLATRMVKDYVEQLYVPAAQSSRALNSTYDGARELAAWKKKVRAAWPQIRVDHVELEGLGDVPQLGTTVGIRAFAALGDLAPTDICVEVLHGRVDTNDEIADPVRATLSLAETYEGNRHRYEGELKLDRTGPFGYTVRVVPNHAGLASVAELGLAAGPSDPDDPSTPDLPAGSEF, translated from the coding sequence GTGCGAGCGATACGACGATTCTCCGTCCGCCCTGTCCTGCCCGAGCCGCTGACCGGCCTGGGAACCCTGGTGAACAACCTCCGCTGGGCCTGGCACCCGGAGACGCAGGACGTCTTCGAGGCCGTGGACCCGCAGCTGTGGCGGAGCACCGGCGGTGACCCGGTCAAGCTGCTCGGCGAGGTCCCGGCGGCCCGGCTCGACGAGCTGGCCAACGACCATGCTTTCCTGCGCCGGCTGGAACTTGCCGTAGCCGACCTGGACAGCTACGTGACCGAAGACCGGTGGTTCCAGACCGCGGGCGGTTCGCCGCTCGACGCGGTCGCGTACTTCTCCCCGGAGTTCGGCATCACCCACGTGCTCCCGCAGTACTCGGGCGGTCTGGGCATCCTTGCCGGTGACCACCTGAAGGCGGCCAGCGACCTCGCCGTACCGCTGATCGGCGTCGGCCTGCTGTACCGGCACGGCTACTTCGCGCAGTCGCTGAACCGTGAGGGCTGGCAGCAGGAGCGTTACCCCCTGGTGGACCCGGACGGGCTGCCGATCAGCCTGCTCCGGGATGGTGACGCGCCGGCGACCGTGACCCTGACGCTGCCCGGCAACCGCGAGCTGCACGCGCAGATCTGGGTCGCCCAGGTCGGCCGGGTGCCGCTGCTGATGCTCGACTCCGATATCGAGGAGAACGAGCCGTCGGAGCGCGAGGTGACCGACCGGCTGTACGGCGGCACGACCGAGCACCGGCTGCTCCAGGAGCTCCTGCTCGGCGTCGGCGGTGTCCGCGCGGTCCGTACGTACTGCCGGATCACCGGCCACGCGGCGCCCGAGGTGTTCCACACCAACGAGGGGCACGCCGGCTTCCTCGGCATCGAGCGGATCCGCGAGCTCGCCGCCGACAAGGATCTCGACTTCGACACCGCGCTCGAGGTCAACCGCGGCGGCACCGTGTTCACCACCCACACCCCGGTCCCGGCCGGTATCGACCGGTTCCCGGTCGAGCTGATCCAGCAGCACTTCTCGCCGGACGTGTTCGGCCCGGAGGTCCCGGTCGACCGGATCCTCGAGCTCGGCGCCGAGGACTTCGAGGGCGGCGACCCGGCGCTGTTCAACATGGCGATCATGGGGCTGCGGCTGGCCCAGCGCGCGAACGGCGTGTCGAAGCTGCACGGTGTGGTCAGCCGCGGGATGTTCGCGGGACTGTGGCCGAGCTTCGACTCGGTCGACGTGCCGATCACCTCGATCACCAACGGCGTGCACGCGCCGACGTGGGTGGCGCGTGAGGTGCACGACCTGACGTACGCGAACTACACCGCCGACGGCGACTCGGTGTTCGAGGGTCTGGACAAGACCACCGACGCGCAGATCTGGGAGACCAAGCGGCTGCTCCGGCAGCGGTTCATCGACGACACCCGTGCGCGGGTGCGGCAGTCCTGGATCAACCGCGGCGCCAGCGAGGCGGAGCTCGGCTGGGTCGACTCGATCCTCGACCCGGACGTCCTGACGATGGGCTTCGCCCGGCGGGTTCCGTCGTACAAGCGGCTGACGCTGATGCTGCGCGACCCGGAGCGGCTGAAGGCGATGCTGCTGCACCCGGAGCGTCCGGTGCAGATCGTGATCGCCGGTAAGGCGCACCCGCACGACGAGGGCGGCAAGAAGCTGATCCAGGAGATGGTCCGCTTCGCCGACGACCCGGAGGTGCGGCACCGGATCGTGTTCGTGCCGGACTACGACATCGCGCTCGCGCAGCCGATGTACCCGGGCACCGACGTCTGGCTGAACAACCCGCTCCGCCCGTACGAGGCGTGCGGCACGTCCGGGATGAAGGCCGCGCTCAACGGCGGCCTCAACCTGTCCATCCGCGACGGGTGGTGGGACGAGTGGTACGACGACGAGTTCGGCTGGGCGATCCCGTCCGCCGAGGGGATCGAGGACACCGACCGCCGCGACGACCTCGAGGCGCACGCGCTGTACGACCTGATCGAGAAGCAGGTCGCACCACGCTTCTACGACGGTGACGTGCCGACCCGCTGGATCGAGATGCTGCGGCACACGATCAAGGAGCTCGGCCCGAAGGTGCTCGCCACCCGGATGGTCAAGGACTACGTCGAGCAACTGTACGTGCCGGCGGCGCAGTCGTCCCGGGCTCTCAACTCGACGTACGACGGCGCGCGCGAACTGGCCGCGTGGAAGAAGAAGGTCCGGGCGGCGTGGCCGCAGATCCGGGTCGACCACGTGGAGCTCGAGGGCCTCGGCGACGTACCGCAGCTGGGCACGACCGTCGGGATCCGCGCCTTCGCGGCGCTCGGCGACCTCGCCCCGACCGACATCTGCGTCGAGGTGCTGCACGGTCGCGTCGACACCAACGACGAGATCGCGGACCCGGTCCGCGCCACGCTGTCGCTGGCCGAGACGTACGAGGGCAACCGGCACCGGTACGAGGGCGAGCTGAAGCTGGACCGCACCGGCCCGTTCGGCTACACGGTCCGCGTCGTCCCGAACCACGCCGGCTTGGCAAGCGTCGCCGAACTCGGCCTCGCCGCCGGCCCGTCCGACCCGGACGACCCGTCCACCCCTGACCTGCCCGCCGGCTCGGAGTTCTGA
- a CDS encoding maltotransferase domain-containing protein yields the protein MTGRIPITDVTPTVDAGAYPAKSAVGETFTIAATVFREGHDAVNANVVLTSPSGQTRRMLMAPVGQGSDRWTVDVTLQEQGAWTFAVEGWSDPYGTWRHNAEIKIPAGLDVDLMFAEGAAFFDRAAAGVPPAVRADRGTLSDAAHALANGALPPEARLAAGISPQVRAALGRYPVRELITSSETYPVWVDRTRALYGSWYEFFPRSEGAAYDEESGEWKSGTFRTAAKRLEAVAKMGFDILYVPPIHPIGHSFRKGPNNTLDPKPGDPGSTWAIGSEDGGHDAIHPELGTFEDFEYFVGRAREVGLEVAIDLALQASPDHPWVKEHPKWFSERADGSIAYAENPPKKYQDIYPINFDNDPEGIYAEVLRIVRLWISKGVTVFRVDNPHTKPVNFWEYLLGEIRKTDPDVVFLSEAFTRRPMMQELAKVGFHQSYTYFTWRNEKWELEEYLEELTKETGHFLRPNFFVNTPDILTAYLQYGGPGAFKIRAAIASTSSPAWGVYAGYELFEHVALRPGSEEYLDTEKFQLRPRDWEAAEAEGRSLAPYLTLLNNIRRRHPSLQQLRNLTLHSVDDEAIMCYSKRSTAPDGHSDTVIVVVNTDPHSVRESQVHLDMAALGMRPEDTFTVYDEITGATWRWGQQNYVKLDPNGEPAHILAVRRGQA from the coding sequence ATGACTGGGCGCATCCCGATCACCGACGTCACCCCGACCGTCGACGCCGGAGCTTATCCGGCGAAGTCCGCGGTCGGCGAGACGTTCACCATCGCAGCCACGGTCTTCCGCGAGGGCCATGACGCGGTGAACGCGAACGTCGTACTGACCTCGCCGTCGGGACAGACCAGACGGATGCTGATGGCCCCTGTCGGTCAGGGCAGCGACCGCTGGACCGTCGACGTGACGCTGCAGGAGCAGGGCGCGTGGACGTTCGCGGTCGAGGGCTGGAGCGACCCGTACGGGACCTGGCGGCACAACGCCGAGATCAAGATCCCGGCCGGCCTGGACGTCGACCTGATGTTCGCGGAGGGCGCCGCGTTCTTCGACCGCGCGGCCGCCGGCGTGCCACCCGCCGTACGGGCGGATCGCGGCACACTGAGCGATGCGGCGCACGCACTGGCGAACGGTGCACTGCCGCCGGAGGCGCGGTTGGCCGCGGGCATTTCCCCGCAGGTACGGGCGGCGCTCGGTCGCTACCCGGTGCGCGAGCTGATCACCTCCTCCGAGACGTACCCGGTGTGGGTCGACCGGACCCGCGCGCTGTACGGCAGCTGGTACGAGTTCTTCCCGCGCTCCGAGGGTGCGGCGTACGACGAAGAATCCGGTGAGTGGAAGTCCGGCACCTTCCGCACCGCGGCGAAGCGGCTCGAAGCGGTCGCGAAGATGGGCTTCGACATCCTCTACGTGCCGCCGATCCACCCGATCGGCCACTCGTTCCGCAAGGGCCCGAACAACACCCTCGACCCGAAGCCGGGCGACCCGGGCTCGACCTGGGCGATCGGCTCCGAGGACGGCGGCCACGACGCGATCCACCCGGAGCTCGGCACCTTCGAGGACTTCGAGTACTTCGTCGGCCGGGCCCGTGAGGTCGGCCTCGAGGTCGCGATCGACCTGGCCCTGCAGGCCTCGCCGGACCACCCGTGGGTGAAGGAACACCCGAAGTGGTTCTCGGAGCGCGCCGACGGCTCGATCGCGTACGCCGAGAACCCGCCGAAGAAGTACCAGGACATCTACCCGATCAACTTCGACAACGACCCCGAAGGCATCTACGCCGAAGTACTGCGGATCGTCCGGCTGTGGATCTCCAAGGGCGTCACGGTGTTCCGGGTCGACAACCCGCACACCAAGCCGGTCAACTTCTGGGAGTACCTGCTCGGCGAGATCCGCAAGACCGACCCGGACGTGGTGTTCCTGTCCGAGGCGTTCACCCGGCGGCCGATGATGCAGGAGCTGGCGAAGGTCGGGTTCCACCAGTCGTACACGTACTTCACCTGGCGCAACGAGAAGTGGGAGCTGGAGGAGTACCTGGAGGAGCTGACCAAGGAGACCGGTCACTTCCTGCGGCCGAACTTCTTCGTGAACACGCCGGACATCCTCACGGCGTACCTGCAGTACGGCGGTCCCGGCGCGTTCAAGATCCGCGCGGCGATCGCGTCGACGTCGTCACCGGCCTGGGGCGTGTACGCCGGGTACGAACTGTTCGAGCACGTCGCGCTGCGGCCCGGCTCGGAGGAGTACCTGGACACCGAGAAGTTCCAGCTCCGCCCGCGGGACTGGGAGGCCGCGGAGGCCGAGGGCCGTTCGCTCGCGCCGTACCTGACGCTGCTGAACAACATCCGCCGGCGGCACCCGTCGCTCCAGCAGCTGCGCAACCTGACGCTGCACTCGGTCGATGACGAAGCGATCATGTGCTACTCGAAGCGCTCCACCGCCCCCGACGGCCACAGCGACACCGTCATCGTCGTCGTCAACACCGACCCGCACTCGGTCCGCGAGTCGCAGGTCCACCTCGACATGGCCGCCCTCGGCATGCGCCCCGAAGACACCTTCACCGTGTACGACGAAATCACCGGCGCCACCTGGCGCTGGGGCCAACAGAACTACGTAAAACTAGACCCCAACGGCGAACCAGCCCACATCCTCGCCGTCCGCCGCGGCCAAGCCTAG
- a CDS encoding flavoprotein produces MSKGALLLVVCGAPLASRLGDGVRAARARGWDPYVIPTDAAIPWLPDQDLADAPVVVGNRKPTEPRRTPTADAVAVVPATFHTLNAWATGNAYSYPLTTLCAALGSQTPTVAVPYASQELTNHPAWAASLAVLRRSGIRIVDPQDGSPESVTPINSGTGAVKNFRWEWVFEQIALMPGS; encoded by the coding sequence GTGAGTAAAGGTGCCCTACTTCTTGTTGTGTGCGGCGCGCCGCTGGCCTCTCGTCTAGGTGACGGAGTGCGAGCGGCGCGTGCCCGGGGCTGGGATCCTTATGTCATTCCCACCGACGCCGCGATTCCTTGGCTGCCGGACCAAGATCTGGCTGACGCCCCCGTTGTCGTCGGGAATCGCAAGCCGACTGAGCCTCGCCGCACGCCGACGGCTGACGCCGTGGCGGTAGTTCCGGCGACCTTCCACACCCTGAACGCGTGGGCAACCGGGAACGCGTACTCGTACCCACTGACGACACTCTGCGCGGCCCTTGGCTCCCAGACTCCTACGGTCGCCGTTCCGTATGCCAGTCAGGAGTTGACCAACCACCCGGCGTGGGCCGCCTCGCTCGCGGTGCTCCGCCGCTCAGGCATCCGGATCGTGGATCCTCAAGACGGCTCGCCTGAGTCCGTGACACCAATCAACTCCGGCACCGGCGCCGTCAAGAACTTCCGATGGGAGTGGGTCTTCGAGCAGATTGCGCTGATGCCGGGCTCCTGA